GCCAGACATGGAATATTGCCATTCTGGCCTATGGATTCGGCTATTCTTGAATGGTTGTAGCAGGTTGCGTGAGACGCTGGACACAACTAGTAGTTCCACATAACATCAAATGGCTTAAATGGTTGATAAGCCAAAGTAATAATAGTGCGATTCATGTAAACACACTTTCTAACTTCTAACAAACAGTTATGATTGGAATTGGATGCTTTCTAACAACCAAAAACTGAGGAGGAATTGATTTATGCTGTTAAATTGGATATCTTATTGTGGAGTTCCAGTACGGATGCTTTTAAAGATTTCACTTCCAACCAAGTAATTTATCACCGGGAAGATATAGTTTTCATGGAATAGGTTTTTTTTGCTTGCTTCTTCAGGGAGGTCTTTTGaccattttgtatatatatactcTGTACATATATTTTCCTTTTAATCTATCCTTCctttctctaaaaaaaaaaaaaacaaccaacatGATCTAACCATCAAGGACCGAAAACTCATGGTTTTACAATCTAGTGAGATCGTTTAGAAATAACATGCACCGCATCAAAAAATCTAACATGGGAAATAACTGAAAGCACATTTATCATTTGTACAAACATTTAGCAGGGTCATCTAATCCGAATAGAAACAACAAATTTCCAATCAAAACCCAATTactaaaacaacaacaaaaaaacaaaataaaaaaatagaattaATCCAATCAAAAATCATACACCAACGGAAGTGAAAAATCATAATTTAAGGACGATAAATTGTATTAACATGTTTCAGGGATCACTTACCAACCAAATGAGCATTATTAGAAATCGACCAAATATTTAAGATCCCTCTAAATATGGGGATAGGAAAGTGAAAGAAAATGAGAATCTCCAAAGGGGAATCTAAAGTGAACTGTATATAGAATTAAGAGGAGATAGCTTTAGTTGCTGCGTCGACAGAAACAAGGCTTTCCTTATAGATAGCAGCCGTAGGACAACAGAATCCTTCTCCAAAACCAAGATCCTCAAACTCATCAGTAATAAAATTGTACAATACCCAAGTTCCGCCGATGAATAAACCCAACTTTCCATTCCAAGGAATTGCAAGGATGCTATAACCCGTTTGAATTTTTGGAGACGTGGCATCAACTCTGTAAAGCTCAGTCCACATCTCCTTCCCCGTATCGTAATCATTCAACATCCACACCTTGTGGAATCCAGAAACTTCATAAGGGGTCGTAATGCAAGCTAGTTTATCACCTATTGATTGTAATACAGGAGAGTTACCATCTGGAATCTGTAGTACTCTTTGGTATTTGTCTTTGCTCAAGTCAAATGACAAAATCACACACTTATCGGGTTCTGCGGTGTAGTCCACACCTAGATGGAAATAAATACCATTCAAACTCTGTCCTAATGTTGGACAACAATGAGTACGGAAATCTGAGTCTAGCAACCTCCAGGAATCAGTACTtagtaatggcaactgcaagatgaaacttagcttatataaagacaactctctttattgatgtttagaaaatctctcaaaactaaacacaagctctaatcttgctcatatgatcaaccacaactttggtgatcatatatatatagaactatgaattccttttcctagtcctattaccttattacatgtctttccttttcttagaactagatgacttctaattacCTTAGgcttacatcaatttcctaatcttgtcctgaccagcttgttagtgacttctatgttgaagttcaaccaacattctccccgttaagcttcaaccttacccgtgacatatcttgtactccaatcaattgtctcatttcttcaaacttgatccgagctaatgcctttgtcaatatatctgctttctgctcagttcctggtatgtgttcaacgttaatgacctccttctcgatgcattctcgtatgaaatgataccttttgtgaatgtgtttcgtcttcccatgaaacactggatttttagtaagtacaattgcagacttattatcaatcttgatgagaactttttcagtttctcttcctttgatttcacccaacagttcttgaagccatattgattgtttagctgcttctgttgcagccataaactcagttTCATAGGAGGGCTacaatgtcttgcttctgtgaacaccatgcaataggtgcttctcctagataaaatatatgaccagttgtactttttccatcatcttggtcaatattatgactgctgtcactatacccaagaaaatccttttgatcctcctcgaccatactttaatccatagctgattgttcctcttagatatctcaatatctcctttattacatcaccatgagacttgcgtggactctgcatataacggcttgctactctcaCAGAGAaatccaagtctggtcttgtgtgtaacaagtattcttgtgcctttgaaactttaagtccaaactccattggtatcttagttggattacaagtttcaagtcctgcttctttcagaattctccttgcataaacttcttgtttaatctgaatcccatctagcttatcaactagaaaccaagtcctgtttctgttgattgaaataatttcttctctacatgcttgtgtccatttagtcgagacctttgcttcctgaaaattccttggttcatcattaacagaaagtagcataatctcacattcttctgcagcttgaagaacataatcctccagatactgtggcttttgtatctgtcttgttgattttcgcagtggaatgggttgagttatttcatcgatcccttcttcttcttcttcgttattctcagtgttttcattattctcttcttcttcttgattaacatcattgtttccattggtattgatgattatgggtccttcgccttcatcaattacttgaccccatctcatgtgaaacattcctggatctctacttggtccatcattagtttctttccagttccagtttgctttttcatcgaataccacatctcgactcactatcactcttttcgttgttggattgaataatctgtaagctttggatccaggctcaattcctagattcacaagagtctgagatcgatcatctagtttcttaagagttgcagaatcaacttttgcgtatgctttgcaaccaaacactcttaaatgatctatgtttggttttctctttcgcaagctttcatatggagtcatgtctttcagagctttcgtaggtatcctgtttattaggtatgtggagtgtcgtacaacttctccccatagataattaggtacctgcatagcctttaaataaCTTCttttcatctccattagagtcctgtttctcctctccaccactccgttttgttgtggtgtatatggtgctgtgagttgccttttgattccatttgactcacagaacttgttgaactctacggaagtgaactctcctcctctatcaattctaagcattttgacctcctcttttaactctttttctatcagatttctgaaagctttgaatctgtcaaatgcttcactcttttctttcataagaatagaccacatatatcttgagaagtcatctataataacaagtatgtatttgttatttgcaagggtttgtggtgtaataggaccacataaatcagcatgaatgttgttgcttttgggaaaccttgacgagtttgtttcccaactaaacatgattcacaaatttttgcttcatcatttatctgtggtagtcctctaaccatcttgttctgagacattgcctgtaaagttctaaagcttatgtgtcctaaccttgcgtgccacttccatgtctgatcttccagtctcatattcagacacaatgaccttccaatcatgagatttatcatgtagagtctattctgtgagcgtgagactctaactaaaagtattccacttgggtcatgaactgttagataatcttgtcgcattctaacatcacatccaacttctgtagcttgtcctaaacttagaatgttgctttgtaagtttgggatgaagtagatgtttgtgacaagcttccgttctccggtcttgctctgaaatagaattgatcctttcccttcaatttctacagaagatccatcccaaaacttcacttgtcctttgattttctcattgagttcagaaaagtagtgtctcttaccagtcatgtgattgctggctccattatctaaataccagattccttcttctccatcctttgattcgtagttctttggtattagtttcccttcgtttaagaagacaacttcgtgcatgaaaagagatgtatatgcttcccttgtttcattcttgtttgtttcttccatcttttgtattctttcagggcatacagaggagaagtgtcctggtttatcacatctgtaacaaataatgtttgatctatccttcttttctttcccttggttttgatcattctgacttgttgttctatcttgtgagttaaaacttcctccccttcctcgaccTCTCTTTTCtgtaccacctcttccacgacctcttcctcttgtcgcagagttttgttggtaagagtttgtgtataagagttttccttga
This is a stretch of genomic DNA from Papaver somniferum cultivar HN1 chromosome 1, ASM357369v1, whole genome shotgun sequence. It encodes these proteins:
- the LOC113340271 gene encoding F-box/kelch-repeat protein At3g06240-like, with the translated sequence MVDCVHGIICMYNRKTRDIVLWNPATRQCRLLPKSSNGNPKIRHYHHDFVGLGFDVETKDYKLPLLSTDSWRLLDSDFRTHCCPTLGQSLNGIYFHLGVDYTAEPDKCVILSFDLSKDKYQRVLQIPDGNSPVLQSIGDKLACITTPYEVSGFHKVWMLNDYDTGKEMWTELYRVDATSPKIQTGYSILAIPWNGKLGLFIGGTWVLYNFITDEFEDLGFGEGFCCPTAAIYKESLVSVDAATKAISS